A stretch of the Mycolicibacterium celeriflavum genome encodes the following:
- the dndE gene encoding DNA sulfur modification protein DndE, with protein sequence MTIENIRLSQTARDQLITLKRRTGIANWNILCRWALCRSLAEEAQPPSVQLTLDSTVEMSWRVFAGEHGDVYWGLVRYRCYVDGLALDDETLATQFRLHLHRGIGYLVGDPRVTDVAGLAGIALGDESAA encoded by the coding sequence ATGACGATCGAAAACATCCGGCTTTCCCAGACCGCGCGCGACCAACTCATCACGCTTAAACGGCGAACCGGCATCGCCAACTGGAACATCCTATGCCGGTGGGCATTGTGCCGATCGCTGGCCGAGGAAGCGCAACCACCATCGGTGCAGTTGACGTTGGATAGCACCGTCGAAATGTCGTGGCGCGTGTTCGCCGGCGAACACGGTGACGTCTACTGGGGCCTGGTGCGATACCGGTGCTATGTTGACGGTCTCGCGCTAGATGACGAAACCCTCGCTACGCAATTCCGGCTTCATTTGCATCGGGGCATCGGTTATCTCGTCGGCGACCCCCGCGTCACCGATGTGGCTGGCCTTGCGGGCATCGCGCTCGGCGACGAATCGGCCGCATGA
- a CDS encoding DNA phosphorothioation-associated putative methyltransferase, with protein sequence MTDRVARHKTAMSRAALSRPVATAIRDSVVTEATSVFDYGCGRGDDLRNLAALGYTVNGWDPTHRPSAPRESADVVNLGYVVNVIEDPQERVETLRSAWQLAGRALVVSSRLTWDARSLSGRPLGDGLMTRTGTFQKLYEQAELGRWIKDTLGAEVHAAAPGIYYAFRETTDAQAFLANRVHIYRPSLQIDPHEVYEMNVGALEPLLSFMKLHGRAPRSGELNNDAVSAITEAVGSIGRAQQLIRKVTDDEFWKKVTIHRRAELLVYIALSRFSGRPRFNQLGVTLATDIRTLFGKYRDACLQADRMLLACGDPAIILVNARSSTVGKQTPSALYVHRSALAELPPIMQVYEGCARALSGTVEHANLVKLSVAEPQISYLTYPGFDRDAHPTLASSVIVNLRKLTVDWRDYTRSPNPPLLHRKEEFLGADHPRRVMYSRLTRAEQLAGLYAHPETIGTSEGWRQALRSANVSVHGHRLLRPTVGGAPS encoded by the coding sequence ATGACTGATCGGGTCGCCCGACACAAAACGGCGATGAGTCGGGCGGCCCTATCGCGTCCAGTCGCTACTGCAATTCGTGATTCTGTCGTGACCGAGGCGACTTCCGTCTTCGATTACGGTTGCGGCAGAGGCGATGATCTTCGTAACCTGGCCGCGCTTGGGTACACCGTGAACGGGTGGGACCCAACGCATCGCCCGTCAGCTCCGCGGGAGTCCGCTGATGTCGTGAACCTCGGTTACGTGGTCAACGTGATCGAGGACCCGCAAGAACGGGTCGAAACCCTACGGAGCGCTTGGCAGCTCGCAGGCCGCGCCCTTGTCGTGTCGTCGAGACTCACATGGGATGCGCGCAGTCTGTCGGGTCGCCCTCTCGGTGACGGCTTGATGACACGTACCGGCACTTTCCAAAAGCTTTACGAGCAAGCCGAGCTCGGTCGTTGGATAAAGGACACTCTGGGAGCTGAGGTCCATGCTGCTGCGCCGGGTATCTACTACGCGTTTAGAGAGACAACCGATGCGCAGGCGTTCCTTGCCAATAGGGTTCACATTTACAGACCTAGCCTGCAGATAGACCCGCATGAAGTGTACGAGATGAATGTGGGAGCGCTAGAACCGCTTTTGTCATTCATGAAGCTCCATGGCCGAGCCCCGCGAAGCGGCGAGCTCAACAATGATGCAGTATCGGCGATAACGGAGGCGGTCGGCAGCATCGGGCGCGCTCAGCAGCTGATTCGTAAAGTCACTGACGACGAATTCTGGAAGAAGGTGACGATCCATCGGCGCGCTGAACTACTTGTGTATATTGCGCTTTCGCGCTTCAGTGGGCGGCCACGGTTCAACCAGCTTGGGGTAACTCTCGCCACCGACATCCGAACGCTCTTCGGCAAGTATCGGGACGCGTGCCTACAGGCCGACCGCATGCTGTTGGCGTGCGGCGACCCAGCCATCATCCTGGTGAACGCCCGGTCCTCCACGGTAGGCAAGCAGACCCCAAGTGCTCTATACGTGCATCGAAGCGCGCTCGCTGAGCTGCCGCCGATCATGCAGGTGTACGAGGGGTGCGCAAGGGCACTCTCTGGAACTGTCGAGCACGCCAACCTGGTAAAGCTCTCGGTGGCCGAACCACAGATTTCTTACTTGACTTACCCGGGCTTCGACCGGGACGCTCATCCCACTCTCGCGTCGTCGGTGATAGTTAACCTTCGCAAGCTCACTGTCGACTGGCGTGACTACACCCGGTCGCCAAACCCGCCGCTTCTGCATCGCAAGGAAGAGTTTCTCGGAGCCGATCATCCGAGGCGAGTGATGTATTCGAGGCTTACGCGCGCTGAGCAACTGGCAGGGTTGTATGCGCATCCTGAGACGATTGGAACCTCGGAGGGATGGCGTCAGGCGCTGCGCTCCGCGAACGTTTCAGTACATGGTCACCGCCTTCTTCGTCCGACAGTGGGCGGGGCGCCTTCGTGA
- a CDS encoding DUF262 domain-containing protein — translation MLYGAASVEAKSLSVGSVLEERYPISVPRFQRGFAWNDEAIGFFIADIEAILPSPSGASSHFFGGIVCIELTDNQQVRPHSYEIVDGQQRLTTFFLTLSCIVRVGTDLEDRARRAGNDSVAQRAKTLVDDTVERYLTWKQADVQTGTTEVRPRLSLSLADDTLFQYLSLGRGSEPQVERESHRLLVDGHAALLAMVRRFVKETGPLNDRIERLIRVRKAIIEDSHVIHIVSKERDQAYRLFSVLNHRGESLSDADLLRSRSLELLASYTLEHESTALIWDEMLGHPAKDVENFFKALYPSYVGTRAVGDLYEAIERRFFPSNSPSTAVEAAKIVATIGSFRDELNVFLHLLKGAWPYDREPGKPRDVRSWQMDRLRRLITTLKHELCLPVLLAGARSLPEKMFAELVYLIEIFAFRYKIICNGHATRPANIYYSEAALMRESANGHSYTLSSLRSELRKLIEKHAGDILFRQLLIENLRYNNSSQRANIREFLTTLEDHRSWLTTTPRNSTARPRPSMEKVIDLGDATIEHIYPQNAKTNDKDNDIEPLKQTLGNLTFFGSHDNVAASNKSFTEKRVANYASSAVAMTADLALLPSWTVNSVSAREQLMLDAAVRVFTI, via the coding sequence TTGCTTTACGGAGCGGCTTCTGTCGAGGCTAAGAGCCTCAGTGTTGGTTCGGTTCTCGAGGAGAGGTATCCGATATCGGTGCCTCGATTCCAGCGAGGGTTCGCCTGGAACGACGAGGCAATAGGATTTTTCATCGCTGATATCGAGGCGATACTGCCATCGCCATCTGGAGCAAGCAGTCATTTCTTTGGAGGCATTGTCTGCATAGAATTGACCGATAATCAGCAGGTTCGCCCTCATAGTTATGAAATAGTCGACGGTCAGCAGCGACTTACTACCTTTTTCCTTACGCTCTCATGCATAGTCCGGGTCGGCACCGACCTCGAAGATAGAGCGAGGAGAGCAGGAAATGATTCAGTTGCTCAGCGCGCGAAAACGTTGGTTGACGATACCGTCGAGCGTTATTTAACCTGGAAGCAGGCAGATGTCCAGACTGGGACTACTGAAGTCCGACCTCGCTTAAGTCTGTCCCTAGCCGACGACACACTTTTTCAATATTTATCATTGGGACGTGGAAGTGAACCGCAAGTCGAGCGCGAAAGTCATCGCCTTCTGGTCGATGGTCATGCTGCGTTGCTTGCTATGGTTCGGCGATTCGTGAAAGAGACTGGTCCTCTCAACGATCGTATCGAACGACTTATCCGAGTTCGGAAGGCGATAATCGAAGATTCGCATGTCATTCACATCGTGTCGAAGGAACGCGACCAAGCATACCGCCTGTTCTCTGTTCTCAATCACCGCGGCGAATCGTTATCTGACGCCGATCTGCTGCGAAGCCGGAGCTTGGAGTTGCTCGCGAGTTATACTCTTGAGCACGAATCGACTGCGCTCATCTGGGATGAAATGCTCGGTCATCCTGCGAAGGATGTCGAGAATTTCTTCAAGGCACTCTACCCTTCATATGTCGGTACACGTGCTGTAGGCGATCTCTATGAAGCAATCGAACGAAGATTCTTCCCTTCGAACTCTCCGTCTACCGCCGTGGAGGCCGCGAAAATCGTGGCTACGATCGGAAGCTTCCGCGACGAATTGAACGTCTTCCTCCACTTACTAAAGGGCGCTTGGCCCTACGATCGTGAGCCAGGTAAACCCCGCGATGTTCGATCCTGGCAGATGGACAGGCTTCGGCGCCTAATTACCACGTTGAAGCACGAGTTGTGCCTTCCTGTGTTGCTCGCCGGTGCGCGGTCGTTGCCCGAGAAGATGTTTGCAGAGCTTGTTTACCTGATCGAGATTTTCGCGTTTCGATACAAAATAATCTGCAATGGTCACGCAACCAGACCGGCTAATATTTATTACTCAGAAGCGGCCTTGATGCGCGAGTCGGCTAACGGACATTCCTACACGTTGTCATCTTTGAGATCGGAATTGAGAAAGCTTATAGAAAAACATGCCGGCGATATATTATTTCGACAACTACTCATCGAGAATCTCAGATATAATAATTCGAGTCAGCGAGCGAATATTCGAGAATTCCTGACAACCCTTGAAGACCATCGCAGCTGGTTGACTACGACTCCGAGAAACTCCACAGCGCGGCCACGTCCTAGTATGGAAAAAGTTATCGACTTAGGCGATGCCACGATTGAGCACATCTACCCCCAAAATGCGAAGACCAACGACAAAGATAACGACATTGAACCACTTAAACAAACGCTAGGAAACCTGACTTTCTTTGGCAGCCACGACAACGTCGCAGCATCTAACAAGTCCTTCACCGAGAAGCGCGTCGCGAATTATGCGTCGAGCGCCGTCGCGATGACAGCCGATCTTGCACTGTTGCCGAGTTGGACGGTGAACTCGGTAAGCGCACGCGAACAACTGATGTTGGATGCAGCGGTGCGGGTCTTTACTATCTGA
- a CDS encoding GIY-YIG nuclease family protein: MSAIALSSLLGGLDPRACKLHCAVFDQKDQPIDVLARSWDEWVGWNRRRTARDDFNRQYIFSLARYRRPSTHWLFGGVFEVVGRRPVPGEGSYDIIRRDDLLGAYIKRLVISFKPPGRSVRLNMENYLDQMEVVSVLELPYAGEPFPGHDRINHSFGVLETAVKQDWTDWRGALQFMKGVYVIHDQQTGQAYVGSAYGDTGIWARLCQYVDSLHGGNIALRDLVGQKGPDYARRNLHFALLEFWSMRTADEEVLARESYWKDVLLTRRFGLNRN, translated from the coding sequence ATGTCAGCCATCGCGCTCAGCAGCCTGCTTGGCGGCCTCGACCCGAGGGCGTGCAAACTTCACTGCGCGGTGTTCGACCAGAAGGATCAGCCGATTGACGTGCTGGCTCGCTCGTGGGATGAATGGGTCGGCTGGAACCGTCGACGTACCGCACGCGACGACTTCAATCGCCAATACATTTTTTCGCTCGCCCGGTATCGCCGACCGTCCACACACTGGCTGTTCGGAGGCGTCTTCGAAGTCGTCGGTCGCCGCCCAGTGCCGGGCGAAGGGTCGTACGACATCATCCGGCGTGATGATCTTCTCGGGGCTTACATCAAGCGCCTCGTCATCTCCTTCAAACCGCCGGGACGGTCAGTGCGACTGAATATGGAGAACTATCTGGATCAGATGGAAGTCGTGTCGGTGCTCGAACTTCCATATGCTGGTGAGCCTTTCCCTGGACATGACCGAATCAATCATTCGTTCGGAGTGCTGGAGACTGCGGTGAAGCAGGACTGGACCGATTGGCGTGGAGCGCTCCAATTCATGAAAGGCGTATACGTCATCCACGACCAGCAAACCGGCCAGGCATACGTGGGTTCGGCTTACGGCGACACCGGAATTTGGGCGAGGTTGTGCCAATACGTCGACTCGTTGCATGGCGGCAATATCGCGTTGCGTGACCTCGTCGGCCAGAAGGGGCCGGACTATGCGCGTCGAAACCTCCACTTCGCGCTTCTCGAATTTTGGTCCATGCGAACCGCTGACGAGGAAGTACTGGCTCGTGAGAGTTATTGGAAGGACGTCCTGCTAACACGGAGGTTCGGTCTCAATAGGAACTGA
- a CDS encoding DUF7255 family protein gives MFEILGGRTPMPPLRPGAWDLAFDAGVVVELDEELHFNRYRAKVLQTSWASDLPWHRVYLAHCRDREQECLAAGKWGKRWTNPSCEAVFGPPGAPGDLVGTGSPRWKQRALYDAVKDVAGLHSPNLRLCRLSIWDRVGDTSLGAALAGAVINLRDFSDFVGRRTILAASPPR, from the coding sequence TTGTTCGAGATTCTGGGCGGGCGCACGCCGATGCCGCCGTTGCGGCCCGGCGCATGGGACCTCGCATTCGACGCGGGGGTTGTAGTGGAACTCGATGAGGAGCTGCATTTCAATCGCTATCGGGCGAAAGTATTGCAAACTTCATGGGCATCCGACCTGCCTTGGCACCGCGTGTATCTCGCCCATTGTCGTGATCGAGAACAGGAGTGCCTCGCAGCTGGTAAGTGGGGCAAGCGGTGGACGAACCCCTCTTGCGAAGCGGTGTTCGGACCGCCCGGCGCACCCGGTGACCTAGTCGGGACGGGATCGCCTCGATGGAAGCAGCGCGCACTCTACGACGCGGTCAAAGATGTCGCCGGGTTGCACTCGCCGAACCTTCGGCTCTGTAGGCTCTCAATCTGGGACCGTGTCGGCGACACCAGCCTCGGCGCCGCGCTCGCCGGAGCAGTCATCAATCTCCGTGATTTTTCTGACTTCGTCGGACGTCGAACAATTTTGGCAGCATCGCCGCCGAGGTAG
- a CDS encoding putative alpha/beta hydrolase — protein sequence MSILLKHLDVHELTGAAGGDPWQLNKTLQSGSPGEISELASAFYEAGVCSQETSEEFNLAKQRFDVAWDRQDGGDHPINDSDEVRRATESLHLSRDHLGRIAVDLQNISASLAEAQRGGDISVSNLETRLRTIDDQIDREIALAAANGQEVDWSELKQAAIAATEQALQEVQSVRDAYSERLDASQLEMAAEGYTPEPTAPVDGEGDVSRNEQSHAEADSYGESRRAADESLVNSPGPWTPEKNAAAGRLRDYSTINNPTAGVDEVRLAGERLNDHRMAQFSGPLPTDTVLGGDARTRAQARLQMQQLLESPNALLGRSPLTPDQATQLLNEWEANGRVMVLDRLKTTLEQAGVSPDGATRAANEIGNGKAPSEVFRDIAGGAANHAGALGEGAKAHAGALPGGSHWGTAPVWSHADIEALKGFGSKLGWAGTGVDALTSIYDWTQGAPADEELAQFGGRTAGSILGGWAAGAAWGSFVGPQGTLIVGFLGAIGGGIGGEKFVNWTMGK from the coding sequence ATGTCGATTCTGCTAAAGCATCTCGATGTCCATGAGCTGACCGGTGCCGCAGGTGGTGATCCGTGGCAGCTGAATAAGACGCTCCAGAGCGGATCCCCGGGTGAGATAAGCGAGTTGGCGAGTGCGTTCTACGAGGCCGGGGTCTGTAGCCAGGAGACTAGCGAGGAGTTCAACCTCGCCAAGCAGCGGTTCGACGTCGCCTGGGACCGCCAGGACGGCGGCGACCATCCAATCAACGATTCCGATGAGGTTCGGCGGGCAACCGAGTCGCTGCATCTCAGCCGCGACCATTTGGGCCGAATTGCAGTTGATTTGCAAAACATTTCGGCTTCTTTGGCTGAGGCGCAGCGCGGCGGCGACATTTCGGTCAGCAATCTTGAGACCAGGCTGCGCACGATCGACGACCAAATCGACCGTGAGATCGCCCTGGCGGCGGCTAACGGCCAAGAGGTCGACTGGTCGGAACTGAAGCAGGCCGCAATCGCCGCGACAGAACAAGCACTGCAGGAGGTGCAGTCAGTCCGCGATGCGTATTCGGAGCGACTCGACGCGTCACAGCTTGAGATGGCGGCCGAGGGCTACACACCAGAGCCGACGGCACCCGTCGACGGCGAGGGCGACGTGTCGAGAAATGAACAGTCGCACGCTGAGGCCGACAGTTACGGAGAGAGCCGGCGCGCGGCAGACGAGTCGCTGGTCAATTCGCCTGGACCATGGACGCCGGAAAAGAATGCTGCTGCTGGACGCCTCCGCGATTACTCGACCATCAACAATCCCACAGCCGGTGTCGACGAAGTACGGCTTGCGGGAGAGCGACTGAACGACCACCGCATGGCACAGTTCTCCGGCCCGTTGCCCACCGACACCGTCTTGGGTGGCGACGCTCGCACCCGAGCCCAGGCGAGACTTCAAATGCAGCAGCTGTTGGAGTCACCCAATGCGCTGCTTGGCAGATCTCCGTTGACGCCCGACCAGGCCACTCAATTGCTCAATGAGTGGGAGGCGAATGGACGGGTAATGGTGCTAGACCGACTCAAGACCACGCTCGAACAGGCCGGGGTATCGCCGGACGGAGCCACCCGTGCAGCGAACGAAATAGGAAATGGAAAGGCGCCCAGCGAAGTATTCAGGGATATAGCAGGAGGCGCGGCCAACCACGCCGGTGCGCTAGGCGAGGGTGCGAAGGCTCACGCTGGCGCGCTCCCAGGCGGCAGCCATTGGGGCACCGCCCCGGTCTGGTCGCATGCCGACATCGAAGCGCTCAAAGGATTCGGCTCGAAGCTCGGGTGGGCTGGCACTGGAGTCGATGCCCTGACTTCGATCTACGACTGGACTCAAGGTGCACCGGCTGACGAGGAACTTGCACAGTTTGGTGGCCGCACCGCGGGATCGATACTCGGCGGGTGGGCGGCCGGTGCGGCATGGGGATCCTTCGTAGGGCCCCAAGGTACGCTCATTGTCGGATTTCTCGGCGCAATTGGCGGCGGAATCGGAGGCGAAAAGTTCGTGAATTGGACGATGGGCAAGTAG
- a CDS encoding DUF2563 family protein, whose amino-acid sequence MFVDTDLLRCGADFSGSAGEIAQRGANQFASAQLTAGIFGDFDAAHGFHRVLCRAHVVHVTTMRGHRAELAALSEKANSAVALFVKQDEASESALNAAGRDFA is encoded by the coding sequence ATGTTTGTCGATACCGATCTGCTGCGCTGCGGTGCAGACTTTTCCGGAAGCGCCGGTGAGATCGCACAACGAGGTGCAAATCAGTTCGCTTCGGCACAGCTAACGGCAGGGATCTTCGGTGACTTTGACGCGGCTCATGGATTCCACCGCGTCCTTTGTCGCGCACACGTCGTGCACGTCACTACGATGCGGGGTCACCGTGCAGAGTTGGCTGCATTGTCCGAGAAGGCAAACTCGGCTGTTGCCCTCTTCGTGAAGCAGGACGAGGCAAGCGAATCGGCGCTGAACGCGGCCGGACGCGATTTCGCCTGA